The region TAGTTTCTTTAAGTGCCCATATTCTACTTAAACCTTATACAAACACATATGAGATCCTTTAAAAAATGAGACAGTAGTTAGAATAAGTATAATGTGATGTGacaaaatgttttcaaaaactTCCATCAACACCCAAGCCAGGAATTTGCCTTTTTAACTTCAATAACCTTTTTCAGTTCAGTGTCATATTTGTACACTTCTGGCCCCAGAAAGAAATGGAGAAAACCTGAGAACACAAGAGAAAACATGCAAGAAAAGCATGTAACAAATATTAGTGCATATAATCATGTTTAAAAATTTTGACTCAATGCTTTTAACAATAACAGCATGGTTTCAGGTTAATAATTGAAAACTACTGTAAAAACAAAGGTacagtttaaaaattaaatgctgCAATTTATATACTAGAAACATCTATAAATGCACTTGCTGCACACTCACCATTTCTATGCATAGCTGCACTTATGGGCGTCTTAATGCCTGGGAAATCATCTGAGATATTGCGTGGGTAAGAGTCCTCCATGACCTTTTGATTTTCATTGTATCTGAGGTAAAACCAGTTCAGAATGAATATGATAGGACACATTAATACGTGTGAATATGACATATGATAATGCACAGCCCCTGGGTTACCTCCAGTAAACGTGCTGAGTGAAGAATAGGGTGTAGggtgttttgtaaatatgaacTGCAGCGTCTATGAGCTTCACCCTGGCTGGAAACCCAAGGCTGCTGATGTTTTTATGTCGGCCTTTCCCCTGAGACCCTTTCACTGTCCAGTAGTTGGAGCCTGTAATTGACAACATCAGGCAGAGAAGCTGAGCATGACTGTTATTCCATAGTAGTAATAGACTAAAATAGAATTTAGATTAGGTTCATTCAGTGTCTTTACCACTAAACAGGAAAGCTGTTGAACGCTGTGGAACCCAGTACGCAGCATCAATCCTAGAATCAATGTTTGGCATAAAGTTGGTGATGGGGCCCTCCTTTATATCACTTTTGTTATTGTGCTTGATCCATAAATACCTTGATGAATAAAGAATGAAACTCTGTAAAAatcattatacatttttttaacataaactgaaactttataatatataatcataATTTTACTACTACTAATTTTTACTATAATATCACAGATGTGAATTGTCATTTGACATTCCACAATTTAAAATCCTACAAATTAGACCATCTAAAAGCATATATGTCTCTTACCTGCCTTTGAAAAAAAGAATAGCCTCGCCTAACGTAGTAACAGAATCAAATGTCTGGTCAGGATTGCATTTATCCTTTAATCCCATAGGGAAATATGAACCAGTGTACcatggaatgaatgaatagctcCAGCCCAGCCTTGGGTAAAAAGGATTTGGCATAGTTGATCCTGAGGAAGTTGCTGAAAAATATATGATTTTACTTTTATCTTCAAAGGGCAAATATTAACTCATTTTAATGTCATGATGAAAACAACTTTTGTCTGATGATcttacataaaaaataagaatgCTTAatagtgacaaaataaattagaGTACCATAGAGTGCGTTGATATTGATAATATCTTCACTGGAAAGCAGGTTTTGAGTTCTTTGCCGTTGGTAAGTGGGGTACATGAGGGACTGTGGGTTTTGAGAATGCCTCAAACCCAAAGCATGTCCAAACTCATGTGCTGCAACAGAATACAGACTAAACCCTGCGGTAGGGAAAAAAAGGGTTGTTAAGTGAAACACAGACACTGTCATAATTATACATCACTTTTTCTAATATATTCATAATAATTTGATGTTTaattgtggctgcaggtaggaagagagtggtgtgggcCCTGTgcgaagctctaatggattggcataggatattttacatcttatcctgtgtatgattataaataaagtaaatataataaCTCATGCAATGAGATTCATTGTGACTACCTGTTCTCCAAAAAGTACTTGTGttgttttatatatgttttattaatattttatccaTTATCCTCCCAAAAAATGTTTGATGATTTTTGAATTGTGATGTATTTctgggtgttctccccgtgtccacatggttCTCCTCCAGGTTCTCCGGTTCACTCacatgttccaaaaacacacattagtaggtaaactggctattcaaaagtgtccataggtgtgagtgtgtgagtgaatctgtgagtgtggtgatgccctgtgaatgtgaatgctgccccctccagggtgtgttcctgcattgtgcaGGGtgttattccgggtaggctctggacccactgcaaccctgaactggataagcagttacagacagtatATGCTACTTCTTCTGGGCTAATGAGGAGGAGAGTCCACATGTTATAAGCACACAGTCCAAAGGCCAGCATCTGTGGTTTGTAAAacctttcattcatttgttttagTACACAATTAAACCTACCATTAGAACCTGCTGTCCAaaattcatcatcatcaaaatGAACATCTCCTCCAATGCCCTCTCCAGGATCATATGCATGTGCCAGTGTGCCTCGGGGTCCATCAAAAGGGAAGGAGTCACCATGGTCTAAGTTATAGTGAAGGAAggcaaacaaaaagaaaaacattgctCAGTAAAAATCACTGTACAGCTCATATTTACCACTAATCTCCGTGAATCCAGATAGACCTAATATTCATGTTTGTCATCAGTGCTTTTAAAGGAATCCAGTTTGTTTCTCCTGTTCATTCTTTTTACACAAGTTTAGGATGATGTTATTCATAGtccttaattaattaattaattaattaattagaggACTGTAGGCCTGTCTGATCTTGGATTTACTTACCCTTTGTGGCAAACTCCACCATGATATCTGCGTCCTGAGAATTGGACCTGAAGAACTTCAGTGGACTGGCCCTCGCCCATACATCCAGAGCTGAAGCAATCAAGGCGTCTACTGTACTTGTAGGTAAGTCACTGGTATATGTCCCAACTCTGAAATGTTAATGAaaatcacactgaacacactgaaAGAGGTCAGGGAGAAGTCCAAGTGAACCTGGAAATGTCCGGTAAACACATTACTTAAGTCTACAAAATggctaatatatttaaaaaaaaacactactccCATTCCCCAACTTTTGTGGTAAACTGGGCAATTTATATATTGAGTCATGCTTATGTAAGtttacacaacaaaaacaatattgACACAGTGTACAGAttttcaacacattttcaacatcCCAATTGTGTTCTACACTAATACGGGAAGGTATTAACTTAATACTTACCTTAAAATCATGGGTTTGGCATATTAGTAGACAAAATATTTATGTAGCCTGTGATAAAAGTCTTACTATGCCATATACATCATTGCATGCTGCCACTGTTATTATGCTGTAATAAACAAGTCCCCCCTTTCAGTTTTACATTGCATCGTGGGTGCAAATGTATCAACACAATACTCAAACGGAGCAGTTCTAAGCATGCATGGATATTTAACTACACTCAACTTTGACACATAACGTTATTATATACTACATAATCACAAGCTGGTATTAGTTTTAAGTACACAATAGATACACACCCACATTGAATCAAAATCTACAGACAGAAAAATGACATGCAAAAACGTGTGAAAACTATGTCAGATGCTCACACAAACAAAGTGACATTCTTAAGAAACACGTCCAACAgtaaacaacagtaaacagTCGGCAAGGAAGGCGTTCAGTTAACCCTACTGTAAATGCAGTGAAAAGAGGCCATTTTAGGTTAATTTCTCATTGATTTTAGGCCTCAGGAGTTTCTcaacaatatgcaaatgagaaatGAGCCGCCACGGGCGTCAGCCAATCAGATGATTCGTTAAATTAAATAGGACACGGCTCCCACTAGGACAAGAGCCAACAGGATCAATAAGTTCCATTTTGATTTCAGTTTGTCTTTAAAATACGCAGTAAAACCCATCTTAATTAAGTACAGAGGATGAACAAGGTACATTTAAATGACAATTGGTCCAGAGCGGTGTTTGGACAACTACAGTTGTCGAGGTAATGTTCCACATACCTGTAAGAGATTTCCGTCTTTCTCCACCTGTTTCCTTGGTTGTGAACGTAATCCTTAACGTCAGGGACACCACACCTGGGGGTCTTCATTACAGCCAGTGTTTCAGGGTCCAAGCTGCCGGTCTGATTGAGCTTGAAAAAACTCTGCATGTCCTTCAATTTGGAGGAGAAAAAGGAGCGACTCCTTTTCATACGACCACTCGAATCAGTCCGAGAACTGTAGAAGCGCTGCAGATATTTCTGGGAGAGGAGGCGAATTTAGAGGCCAAATAATTAGCTAATAAGTAATTGCAGTTCTTTTTCAGATTTAGGTGAAGATAAAATTCTAATTCACGGGTATTATTGTAAAGAGCAtaacatatttttacatatcCATGTAGCAGCATAATCAAAGTTGCATCAGTGTAGTAAGCTGAATATATTTATGATGCAGGATAATTGTTTCTCTTTGAATCTTTTTTGTTGTATTGTAATTATGTTTTATGTAagctttaactaaaaaaaaacacgtttggAATTCTTTAAAATTTTGAAGGTGAAATAAAATTTAATGCACACATCTTGCATCATGAATTATAACACTGCATTAACCATCAGTCTAATGTATTAATTCTTTAGCAACCTATACAATAGTATCAGTAGGTGGTAAAGTAACAAAGAACAAGAGCTGGACCACTTACAGCGGCAAGAATCAGGTCATTACGGGTTTTTCCATCCTGAAACTCTGACACATCATCTCCCTCAAGCCATAACAGAGGTGCGGCAATACATGGCAAAGCAAGCAAAGTGCAGGCACAAGCTAAGACAAACCAAATCCTCATCTTCAGGCTCTAAGACATCAAGGCACAGAAACCAGTCAGCCACAGAATACTTAGTCTGGAAGATCTAGGTAGCTGGGAATGCCTTTTAACATGTTGTTATGACTCAGTCAGTGCCAAACCTGGGAAAAGCTTCAGGTCTTGGGAGGAGTTCGCAAAGGTCACTGAAGGAAAGAACAATACTTTGGAGATGTGTATCAGATTATACACATCAAGGGCATGTTCCTTAGCAATTAATGCACACACTGCAATAGTAAACCTTATTTGGCTTCCAGTTTCCCCTCAAGAATAACCTCATCTATTCTTACAATTTTGTCATGTACTTTGTCATGGCACATGCTCCTTTTGTGTTTCTAGCTACAAGATTATATTCATAATTTATGGCCATTCCCAGAGCTTCTTATTTTTAATATCATGTTACAGACAAAAATGAATGcagggttaggtgtcttgcctAAGGACGATTGTTGCATATAGCATGGTGTGCTTACTTGGAAAAGGAACTGAACCCAAACTACCACTACCCACCATACCGTCTCAtcatatattattacatttcttcAGTTTCTTTAGGCACACATTTGTAGTCATGTTGCTAACATTACCATATGAAAGGGAACAATGGAATCCATTTATATTTCATAAGAACTGCTCTACTGGCAGAAAATAACCAGACAATTGAACAATTTTATTACAGcattttaaacaacaaatacgtaaggcaggaatacacccaggacAGGATGCtagtccattgcagggcatcacacgctctctcagtcactcaaacattcacacagtcagttgacctaccaaataaataaatacatttagacTGGTTTCTAAATGACGTTAGAACTCTGAGAAACATTTAGTACATGCATGAAGAAATGTATGCTTCCATGTATGCCAGACCCTCTGCCAGTGTAGCTTTAAGCgaagtaaaaatacaacttgTGTAATTATATATGGTCTGTTCTTTGCCTCAGAGAGACGACAAGGGTCATTAATTTACCTTCAAGCATCACTTGTTTAAACATATATCAAGCAAATTTGAAACTTGTAGAACATTCAGAGTCTGGAGATATCTATCAGCCATTAAAATTCTCCCTGAACTTCAACACAGCTGGATTGAACCACAAGTGATTATATTGTGGAAAATGCATTGCCAGTGTAACATCCTGATAAAGTCTTATTATTCTTACATGTTGTGTTCAGCACACTGCAGTTTCACAGTTTAAGGTCAGTGATCCATAATTGGTGCcgtgtttatttttctgctccCATTGCAAAACACACCTTACATGCAGTCCTTATGGGTGTAGAAAACACACCCTCTAAAACTTGCATAAGAGGACACAGATTACCACTGTGGTTCAAGGACTTATTTGTTCGGAAATGGCAATGTTGTCAGCAGTGCATAAACACTGTCTAAGTACTTCATGCATGGTGTTGAATGTGTTTCAGTGAGGCATCACTTGGATTCTGTTCTCTCCAGGGGATAGGGACAGcccttttcttttaaaatgaacctgaaatttaaatgattaaataagtCTCTTATTGATCTGATCTTATTAATCAACAacaatattgtgtgtgtatatataaagagGCTTTCAATGACTCAAAGACATTGATTACAATATGTATTAAcatgtaaaatacaaaacataaaaatcacCTATGACAACATATAACACAATACAAGAGCAAGGGAACAAAAACAGTGCATTGCAGAGGTATGAAGCAAGTCTAGGGAAGGCCATCACCAAGACTTCTCAAGTTGGAAGAGGGAAAGGCAAGTAGTCCTGCTGAAGAAGGTGTGAGggcatgcttgtgtgtgtaaatttgaaGAAGGCCAGGCAGATTGGAAACAGCTACAATatcaatagctttttaaatgagGAGGATTTGAAAGGATTATTTTCAAACATCTCAGCTAAGCATattatttaaatggaaaaataaaaaatgtttatgaGCTTACCTCAGCATCATCCAGGTTCTGTCACCATGCACCTTTGATATTAACTTATTGCTGTTAAACAATGATGTCATGTTTCACCTGCTCCTCCTACCACTCCACCTATCATAAAATGAAAACACTCAGAAAGTGCAGAGACCCTCACTGAAATGATGTCTCCATCAGATGCATCTCTTAAATAATGTTAGTATCCAGTAATTTGCATCTTTAAACTAATATTTTTGGGACACtaatcattaatattttttttcaatttacAGAAGATGGAGATAATTCTATGCATAAATATCTATGATAAAACATTAGTATATGAATTAGACACAATAATTAATGTGAATTTGTTACCTGGGGCAGCATAGTGGTGCAACAaacagtgtcactgtcacaatGCTCCAGGGTCATGgggctgtgggtttgagccccacctCGGCTggctgactgtgaggagtttgat is a window of Hoplias malabaricus isolate fHopMal1 chromosome 1, fHopMal1.hap1, whole genome shotgun sequence DNA encoding:
- the mmp20b gene encoding matrix metalloproteinase-20; its protein translation is MRIWFVLACACTLLALPCIAAPLLWLEGDDVSEFQDGKTRNDLILAAKYLQRFYSSRTDSSGRMKRSRSFFSSKLKDMQSFFKLNQTGSLDPETLAVMKTPRCGVPDVKDYVHNQGNRWRKTEISYRVGTYTSDLPTSTVDALIASALDVWARASPLKFFRSNSQDADIMVEFATKDHGDSFPFDGPRGTLAHAYDPGEGIGGDVHFDDDEFWTAGSNGFSLYSVAAHEFGHALGLRHSQNPQSLMYPTYQRQRTQNLLSSEDIININALYGSTMPNPFYPRLGWSYSFIPWYTGSYFPMGLKDKCNPDQTFDSVTTLGEAILFFKGRYLWIKHNNKSDIKEGPITNFMPNIDSRIDAAYWVPQRSTAFLFSGSNYWTVKGSQGKGRHKNISSLGFPARVKLIDAAVHIYKTPYTLFFTQHVYWRYNENQKVMEDSYPRNISDDFPGIKTPISAAMHRNGFLHFFLGPEVYKYDTELKKVIEVKKANSWLGC